The Mycobacterium paragordonae genome includes a region encoding these proteins:
- the ilvN gene encoding acetolactate synthase small subunit, whose amino-acid sequence MTSGSPKTHTLSVLVEDKPGVLARVAALFSRRGFNIESLAVGATEQKDMSRMTIVVSAEETPLEQITKQLNKLINVIKIVEQDDSNSVDRELCLIKVRADAGTRSQVIEAVNLFRANVIDVSPESLTVEATGNRGKLEALLRVLEPFGIREIVQSGVVSMARGPRGIGTAK is encoded by the coding sequence ATGACAAGCGGATCGCCTAAGACGCACACACTTTCGGTCCTGGTCGAGGACAAGCCGGGTGTGCTCGCCCGCGTGGCGGCGCTGTTCTCGCGGCGCGGATTCAACATCGAGTCCCTGGCCGTCGGCGCCACCGAGCAGAAGGACATGTCGCGGATGACCATCGTGGTCTCCGCCGAGGAGACACCGCTCGAGCAGATCACCAAGCAGCTCAACAAGCTGATCAACGTGATCAAGATCGTCGAGCAGGACGACTCCAACTCGGTGGACCGGGAGCTGTGCCTGATCAAGGTGCGCGCCGACGCCGGCACCCGCAGCCAGGTGATCGAGGCCGTCAATCTGTTCCGCGCCAACGTGATTGACGTGTCGCCGGAGTCGCTGACGGTGGAGGCCACCGGTAACCGCGGCAAGCTGGAGGCGTTGCTGCGGGTGTTGGAGCCGTTCGGTATCCGCGAGATCGTGCAATCGGGTGTGGTGTCGATGGCCCGCGGGCCGCGCGGCATCGGCACCGCCAAATAG
- the ilvC gene encoding ketol-acid reductoisomerase, whose protein sequence is MFYDDDADLSIIQGRKVGVIGYGSQGHAHSLSLRDSGVEVRVGLKEGSKSRAKVEEQGLTVDTPAEVAKWADVIMLLAPDTAQAEIFTNDIEPNLKAGDALFFGHGLNIHFGLIKPPADVTIAMVAPKGPGHLVRRQFVDGKGVPALIAVEQDPTGNGQALALSYAKAIGGTRAGVIKTTFKDETETDLFGEQAVLCGGTEELVKTGFDVMVEAGYPPEMAYFEVLHELKLIVDLMYEGGIARMNYSVSDTAEFGGYLSGPRVIDAGTKERMREILRDIQNGDFVKKLVANVEGGNKQLEQLRKENAEHPIEVTGKKLRDLMSWVDRPITETA, encoded by the coding sequence ATGTTCTACGACGACGACGCAGATCTGTCGATCATCCAGGGCCGCAAGGTCGGCGTGATCGGTTACGGCAGCCAGGGCCATGCCCACTCGCTGAGCCTGCGTGACTCCGGCGTCGAAGTCCGGGTGGGACTGAAGGAGGGCTCGAAGTCCCGCGCCAAGGTCGAGGAGCAGGGCCTGACCGTCGACACCCCGGCCGAGGTGGCCAAGTGGGCCGACGTGATCATGCTGCTCGCGCCCGACACGGCGCAGGCCGAGATCTTCACCAACGACATCGAGCCCAACCTGAAGGCCGGTGACGCACTGTTTTTCGGTCACGGCCTCAACATCCACTTCGGTCTTATCAAGCCGCCCGCCGACGTCACCATCGCGATGGTCGCCCCCAAGGGCCCCGGCCACCTGGTGCGCCGTCAGTTCGTCGACGGCAAGGGCGTGCCGGCGCTGATCGCCGTCGAGCAGGACCCGACCGGCAACGGCCAGGCGCTGGCGCTGTCTTACGCCAAGGCGATCGGCGGCACCCGCGCCGGGGTCATCAAGACCACGTTCAAGGACGAGACCGAAACCGACCTGTTCGGTGAGCAGGCCGTGTTGTGCGGTGGCACTGAGGAATTGGTGAAGACCGGCTTCGACGTGATGGTCGAGGCGGGCTACCCGCCGGAGATGGCGTACTTCGAGGTGCTGCACGAGCTCAAGCTGATCGTCGACCTCATGTACGAGGGTGGCATCGCCCGGATGAACTACTCCGTGTCCGACACCGCGGAGTTCGGCGGCTACCTGTCCGGCCCGCGCGTCATCGACGCCGGCACTAAGGAGCGGATGCGGGAGATCCTGCGCGACATCCAGAATGGCGACTTCGTCAAGAAGTTGGTGGCCAACGTCGAGGGTGGCAACAAGCAACTCGAGCAGTTGCGCAAGGAGAACGCCGAGCACCCCATCGAGGTCACCGGTAAGAAGCTGCGCGACCTGATGAGCTGGGTCGACCGTCCGATCACCGAGACGGCCTAG
- the wrbA gene encoding NAD(P)H:quinone oxidoreductase, whose protein sequence is MTKLAIIYYSATGHGTSMAQRVAAAAEAAGAEVRVRHVAETRDPASFAHNPAWTANYEATKDLPTATGEDIEWADAVIFGSPTRFGSVASQLRDFLDGLGGLWAAGKLADKVYAGFTSSNTLHGGQETTLLTLYVTLMHFGGIIVPPGYTDPLKFVDGNPYGASLVSTHDNISEFDSATGDALDHLARRVVQTADRLSA, encoded by the coding sequence ATGACCAAACTCGCGATCATCTACTACTCGGCGACCGGGCACGGCACCTCCATGGCACAGCGCGTCGCCGCGGCCGCCGAAGCCGCAGGCGCCGAAGTCCGGGTCCGCCACGTCGCCGAAACCCGCGACCCGGCGTCATTCGCACACAATCCGGCCTGGACGGCGAACTACGAAGCGACCAAAGACCTTCCGACCGCCACCGGTGAAGACATCGAGTGGGCGGACGCGGTGATCTTCGGCTCCCCCACCCGATTCGGCTCGGTCGCTTCGCAGTTGCGCGACTTCCTGGACGGACTCGGCGGGCTCTGGGCCGCAGGCAAACTCGCCGACAAGGTGTACGCCGGCTTCACGTCGTCGAACACCCTGCACGGCGGTCAAGAGACCACTCTGTTGACGCTCTACGTCACACTCATGCACTTCGGCGGGATCATCGTGCCGCCCGGGTACACCGATCCGTTGAAGTTCGTCGATGGCAATCCCTATGGGGCAAGCCTGGTTTCGACGCACGACAACATCAGCGAGTTCGACTCGGCCACGGGCGACGCACTGGATCATCTGGCGCGCCGGGTGGTTCAGACCGCCGACCGGCTGAGCGCCTGA
- a CDS encoding phytoene desaturase family protein: MDVTVVGSGPNGLSAAVICARAGLKVQVLEAQPTFGGGARSAIDSEFPGILHDVCSAVHPLALASPFFAEFNLTARGVQLTVPEISYANPLPGRPAAIAYRDLARTSAELENGESWRRFLGPLVGNADAVVAFLLGDKRSMPRSLPTVVRLGLRMLTQGTPAWGALAGEDARALFTGVAAHAITPLPSLASAGAGMMLATLAHAVGWPIPVGGTQMISDALIADLRAHGGEITAGVEVTEALDGVAVFDTAPTTLLDVYRDSIPERYANALRRYRFGSGAAKVDFVLSEDIPWSDPRLKKAPTLHLGGTRQEMVEAEADIASGRHAAAPMVLGALPHITDPRRIDSSGRRPFWTYAHVPAGSTDDATEAVTRVVERFAPGFRDIVVAARSVPAARMSDHNANYVGGDISVGGNSAVRALVGPTPRVNPWSTPIPKVYLCSAATPPGAGVHGMAGYYAARTLLGREFGITELPKLTP; this comes from the coding sequence ATGGACGTCACCGTCGTCGGCAGCGGACCCAACGGGCTCAGCGCTGCCGTCATTTGTGCCCGTGCGGGATTGAAAGTGCAGGTCCTCGAGGCCCAGCCCACCTTTGGCGGCGGCGCACGCAGCGCGATCGACTCCGAATTTCCCGGAATTCTGCACGACGTCTGCTCGGCGGTGCACCCGCTGGCCCTGGCGTCACCGTTCTTCGCCGAGTTCAACCTCACCGCACGAGGGGTCCAGCTGACCGTGCCGGAGATCTCCTACGCCAACCCGCTGCCGGGGCGGCCGGCGGCCATCGCGTACCGAGATTTGGCGCGAACCTCCGCTGAACTGGAGAACGGCGAATCCTGGCGACGTTTCCTCGGGCCACTGGTGGGCAATGCGGACGCGGTCGTGGCCTTTCTACTCGGGGACAAGCGGTCGATGCCCCGATCGCTGCCCACCGTCGTCCGCCTCGGGTTGCGGATGCTCACCCAAGGCACCCCGGCATGGGGCGCACTGGCCGGCGAGGACGCCCGCGCCTTGTTCACCGGCGTTGCGGCGCATGCCATTACCCCATTGCCGTCGCTGGCCTCGGCGGGCGCGGGGATGATGCTGGCGACACTCGCCCATGCGGTGGGCTGGCCGATTCCCGTGGGTGGCACTCAGATGATCTCCGACGCGCTCATTGCCGACCTGCGCGCACACGGCGGCGAGATCACGGCCGGCGTGGAGGTCACCGAGGCGCTCGACGGTGTCGCGGTTTTCGACACCGCCCCGACCACCCTGTTGGACGTCTACCGCGACTCCATCCCGGAACGGTACGCTAATGCGTTGCGCCGCTATCGATTTGGCTCCGGCGCGGCCAAGGTGGATTTCGTGCTGAGCGAGGACATCCCGTGGTCGGATCCGCGGCTAAAAAAAGCGCCGACCCTCCATCTCGGCGGCACCCGGCAGGAGATGGTCGAGGCCGAAGCGGACATCGCGTCCGGGCGTCACGCGGCCGCCCCGATGGTCCTCGGCGCCCTGCCACACATCACTGACCCCCGGCGGATAGACAGCAGTGGTCGGCGACCGTTCTGGACCTACGCGCACGTACCCGCCGGGTCCACCGACGACGCGACCGAAGCCGTGACGAGAGTGGTGGAACGGTTCGCGCCGGGATTCCGCGACATCGTGGTGGCGGCCCGCAGCGTGCCGGCCGCGCGCATGAGCGACCACAACGCCAACTACGTCGGCGGTGACATCAGTGTGGGCGGTAACTCCGCGGTGCGCGCGCTCGTCGGCCCCACCCCGCGGGTAAACCCTTGGAGCACACCGATTCCCAAGGTCTACCTGTGCTCGGCGGCGACTCCACCGGGCGCCGGAGTGCATGGTATGGCCGGGTACTACGCGGCCCGCACCCTGCTGGGGCGTGAGTTCGGCATCACGGAACTGCCTAAGCTGACACCATGA
- a CDS encoding tetratricopeptide repeat-containing glycosyltransferase — MSSLVPPAICVNMIVRNEAAIIRETLDNIAPYISAWVIVDTGSDDGTQAVIRDHMARLGIPGELHERPWRDFGHNRSEALTLAQGYGDYIWVLDADDKVVGNLDFGQLGQDLYQLRYRQTSNVFWRPSLFRDGLPVRYEGVVHEDVIVDSDFSHDRLDGDYYIDSRRLGARNRNPQQKYESDRDLLLAEIERNPDNARSVFYLAQSYFDLGDFENARKWYQRRVDMGGWAEETYQSMYRVAESMWSMGAPWPEVENAYLRAWEFRPTRAEPLYAIAYRYRLDERYRLGYLFAKHAAEIPFPTEDTFLVSADTYTWGALDEAAVCASWIDEHAEAVTLWRRALAKPGLPDEDRQRITANCDNSAPRTFEAAASYPVELARHLAGHRRDAEVVLSLVAGSDHEGIKGVEVTLNSLLNCCTDVWRIGRYLVVDAGLPAADRATLLERYPFLEFCPITAGEPAGAILSQIRDQIYGRFWLHLGRGGQFYAQEGLISRLTSVFEAEENVYQVALNFADADTLIGTSATDEVASRAPGAGRYVLRGQVTHGPAMFDTARLDRVGGTRADAPDPLAELGRRAAAAGLATASLDEVLCITSGLN; from the coding sequence GTGTCCTCCCTCGTTCCCCCGGCGATCTGCGTCAACATGATCGTCCGCAACGAGGCGGCGATCATCCGAGAAACCCTTGACAACATCGCGCCGTACATAAGCGCATGGGTGATCGTGGACACCGGCTCCGACGACGGGACCCAGGCCGTCATCCGCGATCACATGGCCCGTCTTGGCATTCCCGGAGAGCTCCACGAGCGGCCGTGGCGCGATTTTGGGCACAACCGGTCCGAGGCATTAACCCTCGCTCAGGGCTACGGCGACTACATCTGGGTCCTCGACGCCGACGACAAGGTCGTGGGCAACCTCGATTTCGGCCAGCTGGGCCAAGATCTCTATCAACTCCGTTATCGCCAAACCTCGAACGTCTTCTGGCGGCCCAGTCTCTTCCGTGACGGGTTGCCGGTCCGCTACGAAGGCGTGGTCCATGAAGACGTCATAGTCGACTCCGATTTCAGTCACGACCGACTCGACGGTGACTACTACATCGATTCTCGCCGTCTCGGAGCGCGCAACCGGAATCCGCAGCAGAAATACGAGAGCGACCGCGACCTGCTGCTCGCCGAGATCGAACGCAATCCTGACAATGCGCGGTCGGTGTTCTATCTGGCGCAAAGTTACTTCGACTTAGGCGATTTCGAGAACGCCCGCAAGTGGTATCAGCGCCGCGTCGACATGGGCGGGTGGGCCGAGGAGACCTACCAATCGATGTACCGCGTCGCCGAGTCGATGTGGTCGATGGGTGCGCCCTGGCCGGAGGTAGAGAACGCCTACCTGAGGGCCTGGGAGTTCCGGCCGACCCGCGCAGAACCGTTGTACGCCATCGCCTATCGCTACCGTCTCGACGAGCGCTACCGGCTCGGCTATCTGTTCGCCAAGCACGCCGCCGAGATCCCGTTTCCCACTGAAGACACCTTTCTTGTCAGTGCGGATACCTATACCTGGGGTGCGCTCGACGAGGCTGCCGTCTGCGCATCGTGGATCGACGAGCACGCCGAGGCGGTCACGCTCTGGCGGCGAGCCCTGGCCAAGCCCGGTCTTCCCGACGAGGATCGGCAACGGATCACCGCCAATTGCGACAACAGCGCGCCGCGGACGTTCGAAGCGGCCGCCTCGTACCCCGTTGAGCTGGCGCGGCATCTGGCGGGCCACCGCCGCGACGCCGAGGTGGTGCTCAGCCTGGTCGCCGGGTCGGATCACGAAGGCATCAAAGGCGTCGAGGTGACGCTGAACTCACTTCTCAACTGCTGCACCGACGTATGGCGGATCGGCCGCTACCTGGTGGTCGATGCGGGCCTGCCTGCAGCCGATCGCGCGACACTGCTCGAACGGTATCCGTTTCTGGAGTTCTGTCCGATCACCGCCGGAGAGCCTGCGGGAGCCATCCTGTCGCAGATACGAGACCAGATTTACGGACGGTTCTGGCTGCACCTGGGACGCGGCGGGCAGTTCTATGCCCAGGAGGGCTTAATCAGCCGCCTGACAAGCGTGTTCGAGGCCGAGGAGAACGTTTACCAGGTAGCGCTCAACTTCGCCGATGCGGACACCCTGATCGGTACGAGCGCGACCGACGAGGTGGCGTCACGCGCGCCCGGCGCCGGACGCTACGTGCTGCGCGGGCAGGTAACGCACGGCCCGGCAATGTTCGACACCGCCCGACTCGATCGCGTCGGAGGTACCCGTGCCGACGCCCCGGATCCGCTCGCCGAACTGGGCCGGCGGGCCGCCGCAGCCGGCCTCGCGACCGCCAGCCTCGACGAGGTGTTGTGCATCACGTCCGGCCTGAACTAG
- the serA gene encoding phosphoglycerate dehydrogenase, with product MNLPVVLIADKLAQSTVAALGDQVEVRWVDGPDRPKLLAAVPEADALLVRSATTVDAEVLAAAPKLKIVARAGVGLDNVDVDAATARGVLVVNAPTSNIHSAAEHAIALLLAASRQIPAADATLREHTWKRSKFSGTEIFGKTVGVVGLGRIGQLVAQRIAAFGAHLVAYDPYVSHARAAQLGIELLPLDDLLARADFISVHLPKTPETAGLIGKEALAKTKPGVIIVNAARGGLIDEAALAEAITSGHVRGAGLDVFATEPCTDSPLFELPQVVVTPHLGASTAEAQDRAGTDVAESVRLALAGEFVPDAVNIGGGVVNEEVAPWLDLVRKLGVLAAALSDELPASLSVQVRGELASEEVEVLKLSALRGLFSAVIEDAVTFVNAPALAAERGVTAEISTATESPNHRSVVDVRAVAPDGSVVNVAGTLTGPQLVEKIVQINGRSYDLRAEGINLVINYADQPGALGKIGTLLGAAGVNIQAAQLSEDTEGPSATVLLRLDQDVPADVRSAITESVGANKLEVVDFS from the coding sequence GTGAACTTGCCTGTTGTATTGATCGCCGACAAACTCGCCCAATCAACCGTCGCTGCCCTGGGGGACCAGGTCGAGGTGCGCTGGGTAGACGGCCCCGATCGGCCAAAGCTGCTGGCCGCGGTCCCCGAGGCCGACGCTCTGCTGGTGCGGTCGGCCACCACCGTCGACGCCGAGGTGCTCGCCGCGGCCCCCAAGCTCAAGATCGTCGCCCGCGCCGGCGTCGGGTTGGACAACGTCGACGTCGACGCGGCCACCGCCCGCGGCGTGCTGGTGGTCAACGCCCCCACCTCGAACATCCACAGCGCCGCCGAGCACGCAATCGCGCTGCTACTGGCCGCATCCCGCCAGATCCCGGCCGCCGACGCCACGTTGCGCGAGCACACCTGGAAGCGGTCCAAGTTCTCCGGCACCGAGATCTTCGGCAAGACCGTCGGCGTAGTGGGCCTGGGCCGCATCGGCCAACTCGTCGCCCAGCGGATCGCGGCCTTCGGCGCCCACCTTGTCGCCTACGACCCCTACGTGTCGCACGCCCGCGCCGCCCAGCTCGGCATCGAACTGCTGCCGCTGGACGACCTGCTGGCCCGCGCCGACTTCATCTCGGTGCACCTGCCCAAGACGCCGGAGACGGCCGGGCTGATCGGCAAGGAGGCGCTGGCCAAAACCAAGCCCGGCGTCATCATCGTCAACGCCGCCCGCGGCGGTCTGATCGACGAGGCTGCGCTGGCTGAGGCCATTACCAGCGGACACGTCCGCGGGGCTGGTCTGGACGTGTTCGCCACCGAGCCCTGCACCGACAGCCCCCTGTTCGAGCTGCCGCAGGTGGTCGTCACGCCGCACCTGGGCGCCTCGACCGCAGAGGCGCAGGACCGGGCCGGCACCGACGTCGCCGAGAGCGTGCGGCTGGCGCTGGCCGGCGAGTTCGTCCCCGACGCGGTCAACATCGGCGGCGGCGTGGTCAACGAAGAGGTTGCGCCGTGGCTCGACCTGGTCCGCAAGCTCGGCGTGCTGGCGGCCGCGCTGTCCGACGAGTTGCCCGCGTCGCTGTCTGTGCAGGTGCGCGGTGAGCTGGCCTCCGAGGAGGTCGAGGTGCTGAAGCTGTCGGCGCTGCGCGGCTTGTTCTCCGCCGTCATCGAAGACGCCGTCACGTTCGTCAACGCCCCCGCGCTGGCGGCCGAACGCGGCGTCACCGCCGAGATCAGCACAGCCACCGAAAGCCCGAACCACCGCAGCGTCGTCGACGTGCGCGCCGTTGCACCCGACGGCTCGGTCGTCAACGTCGCCGGCACGCTGACCGGGCCGCAGCTGGTCGAGAAGATCGTGCAGATCAACGGCCGCAGCTACGACCTGCGCGCCGAGGGCATCAACCTGGTGATCAACTACGCCGATCAGCCCGGTGCCCTGGGCAAGATCGGGACGCTGCTCGGCGCGGCCGGGGTGAACATCCAGGCCGCACAGCTGTCCGAGGACACCGAGGGCCCGAGCGCCACCGTGTTGCTGCGGCTCGATCAGGATGTGCCGGCCGACGTGCGCTCGGCCATCACCGAGTCGGTCGGCGCGAATAAGCTTGAAGTGGTTGACTTCTCGTGA
- a CDS encoding 3-isopropylmalate dehydrogenase — translation MTKLAVIAGDGIGPEVIAEAIKVLDAVLPGVEKTEYDLGARRFHATGEVLPESVVPELRQHDAILLGAIGDPSVPSGVLERGLLLRMRFELDHHVNLRPARLYPGVTSPLAGNPDIDFVVVREGTEGPYTGNGGAIRVGTPHEVATEVSVNTAFGVRRVVTDAFERAMRRRKHLTLVHKTNVLTFAGGLWLRTVQEIGEQYPDVEVAYQHVDAATIFLATDPGRFDVIVTDNLFGDIITDLAAAVCGGIGLAASGNIDATRTNPSMFEPVHGSAPDIAGQGIADPTAAIMSVALLLAHLGEDEAAARVDRAVAAYLATRGDERPATTVVGERIAAGL, via the coding sequence GTGACGAAGCTCGCCGTCATCGCTGGCGACGGGATCGGCCCTGAGGTCATCGCCGAGGCCATCAAGGTCCTCGACGCCGTCCTGCCCGGGGTGGAGAAGACGGAATACGACCTGGGCGCCCGGCGCTTCCACGCCACCGGCGAGGTGCTGCCGGAATCGGTGGTGCCCGAGCTACGACAGCACGACGCGATCCTGCTCGGCGCGATCGGTGACCCGTCGGTCCCCAGCGGCGTGCTGGAGCGAGGGCTGTTGCTGCGCATGCGTTTCGAGCTGGACCACCACGTCAACCTGCGGCCGGCCCGGCTGTACCCCGGCGTGACGAGCCCGCTGGCCGGCAACCCCGACATCGACTTCGTCGTGGTGCGCGAGGGAACCGAGGGGCCCTACACCGGAAACGGCGGCGCGATTCGCGTCGGCACACCCCATGAGGTGGCGACCGAGGTCAGCGTCAACACCGCGTTCGGGGTTCGCCGGGTGGTCACCGACGCATTCGAGCGGGCGATGAGGCGCCGCAAGCATCTGACGCTGGTGCACAAGACCAACGTGCTGACGTTCGCCGGGGGACTCTGGCTGCGGACCGTGCAGGAGATCGGCGAGCAGTACCCCGACGTCGAGGTCGCCTACCAGCACGTCGACGCGGCGACGATCTTCCTGGCCACCGATCCCGGACGGTTCGACGTGATCGTCACCGACAACCTGTTCGGCGACATCATCACCGACCTGGCCGCGGCCGTGTGCGGCGGCATCGGCTTGGCCGCGAGCGGAAATATCGACGCGACGCGGACCAACCCGTCCATGTTCGAGCCGGTGCACGGCAGCGCTCCCGATATCGCCGGGCAGGGTATCGCCGATCCCACCGCGGCGATCATGTCGGTGGCGTTGCTGCTGGCCCATCTAGGCGAGGACGAGGCGGCTGCCCGGGTAGATCGTGCGGTTGCGGCCTACCTGGCGACTCGTGGGGACGAACGGCCTGCCACCACCGTTGTCGGCGAACGGATTGCAGCCGGGCTCTAG
- a CDS encoding fumarylacetoacetate hydrolase family protein translates to MRLGRIASPDGVAFVSIEGDLDDPSGMTVREIAEHPFGTPTFTGRSWPLADVRLLAPILASKVVCIGKNYADHIAEMGGEAPADPVIFLKPNTAIIGPNVPIRLPANASPVHFEGELAVVIGRACKDVSASQAADNILGYTIGNDVSARDQQKSDGQWTRAKGHDTFCPVGPWIVTDLDPADLALRTEVNGQIKQDARTSLMIHDVGDIIEWISAVMTLLPGDLILTGTPAGVGPIEDGDTVSVTVEGIGTLTNPVVRKGKS, encoded by the coding sequence ATGCGCCTTGGACGAATCGCCAGCCCGGACGGTGTCGCTTTTGTCAGCATCGAAGGAGACCTCGACGACCCCTCGGGTATGACGGTTCGCGAAATCGCCGAGCACCCGTTCGGCACGCCGACCTTCACCGGCCGGTCCTGGCCACTGGCCGACGTTCGCCTGCTTGCCCCGATACTGGCCAGCAAGGTGGTCTGCATCGGCAAGAACTACGCCGACCACATCGCCGAAATGGGCGGCGAAGCGCCGGCCGACCCGGTGATCTTCCTCAAGCCCAACACCGCGATCATCGGGCCCAACGTGCCGATTCGATTGCCCGCCAACGCATCACCGGTGCACTTCGAGGGTGAGCTGGCGGTGGTCATCGGCCGGGCGTGCAAAGACGTCAGCGCGAGTCAGGCCGCCGACAACATCCTCGGCTACACCATCGGAAATGACGTCTCGGCCCGTGACCAGCAGAAGTCCGACGGGCAGTGGACCAGGGCCAAGGGGCACGACACGTTCTGCCCGGTAGGACCCTGGATCGTCACCGACTTGGACCCTGCTGATCTCGCCCTGCGCACCGAGGTCAACGGCCAAATCAAGCAGGACGCCCGCACCTCATTGATGATCCATGACGTCGGCGACATCATCGAGTGGATCTCGGCGGTAATGACCCTGCTGCCAGGCGATCTCATTCTCACCGGGACCCCGGCCGGCGTCGGGCCGATCGAGGACGGCGACACCGTCTCGGTCACCGTCGAGGGCATCGGCACTCTCACCAATCCCGTTGTCCGCAAAGGAAAGTCGTGA
- the gltX gene encoding glutamate--tRNA ligase produces MTNAEHVRVRFCPSPTGIPHVGMIRTALFNWAYARHTGGTFVFRIEDTDAERDSEESYLALLDALRWLGLDWDEGPEVGGPYAPYRQSQRKDLYRDVVARLLEAGEAYYAFSTPEEVEARHVAAGRSPKLGYDNFDRQLTDSQRAAYLAEGRQPVVRLRMPDADLAWEDLVRGTTSFAAGTVPDFALTRANGDPLYTLVNPCDDALMKITHVLRGEDLLPSTPRQIALYQALMRIGVAERVPEFGHFPPVLGEGTKKLSKRDPQSNLFLHRDRGFIPEGLLNYLALLGWSIADDHDLFSIDEMVAAFDVVNVTSNPARFDQKKADAINAEHIRRLTIDDFTTRLRDYLEAHGHRLGLDEQAFKTVAELVQTRIVVLGDAWDLLKFFNDDEYALDPKAAAKELGPDSVAVLDAAVGALDAITDWTTPQIENALKSALIDGLALKPRKAFGPIRVAATGTTISPPLFESLELLGRDRSLGRLRAAREQAGSA; encoded by the coding sequence GTGACCAACGCAGAGCACGTCCGGGTTCGGTTCTGCCCGTCGCCCACCGGCATACCCCACGTCGGGATGATCCGCACCGCCCTGTTCAACTGGGCCTACGCCCGGCACACCGGCGGCACCTTCGTCTTCCGTATCGAGGACACCGACGCCGAACGGGACAGTGAGGAAAGCTATCTCGCACTGCTCGACGCGCTGCGCTGGCTCGGGCTGGACTGGGACGAGGGGCCCGAGGTGGGCGGCCCGTACGCACCGTACCGCCAGTCCCAACGCAAAGACCTCTACCGCGACGTCGTGGCCCGGCTACTCGAGGCGGGCGAGGCCTACTACGCGTTCTCGACGCCGGAGGAGGTCGAGGCCCGGCACGTGGCAGCCGGACGCAGTCCCAAACTCGGCTATGACAACTTCGACCGTCAACTCACCGACTCCCAGCGCGCGGCGTATCTGGCCGAGGGACGCCAGCCGGTGGTGCGGCTGCGGATGCCGGATGCCGATCTGGCGTGGGAAGACCTGGTACGCGGAACCACCAGCTTCGCGGCCGGCACGGTTCCGGACTTCGCGTTGACCCGCGCCAACGGGGATCCGTTGTACACCTTGGTCAATCCGTGCGACGACGCGTTGATGAAGATCACCCACGTGCTGCGCGGCGAGGACCTGCTGCCGTCGACCCCACGCCAGATCGCGCTGTATCAGGCATTGATGCGGATCGGTGTGGCCGAGCGTGTCCCGGAATTCGGCCACTTCCCACCGGTATTGGGGGAGGGAACCAAGAAGCTGTCCAAGCGCGACCCGCAGTCGAACCTGTTCCTGCATCGCGACCGTGGGTTCATCCCCGAGGGTCTGCTCAATTATCTTGCGCTGCTTGGCTGGTCAATCGCCGACGACCACGACCTGTTCAGCATCGACGAGATGGTCGCCGCCTTTGACGTGGTCAACGTCACCTCGAACCCGGCTCGCTTCGACCAAAAGAAGGCCGACGCCATCAACGCCGAGCACATCCGCAGGCTGACGATCGACGACTTCACCACCCGGTTGCGCGACTACCTGGAAGCCCACGGCCACCGACTCGGTTTGGATGAGCAGGCTTTCAAGACGGTCGCCGAGCTGGTGCAGACCCGCATCGTCGTACTCGGAGATGCGTGGGACCTGCTGAAGTTCTTCAACGACGACGAATACGCGCTCGACCCCAAGGCCGCCGCCAAAGAACTCGGCCCCGATTCGGTTGCGGTGCTCGACGCCGCCGTCGGGGCGCTGGACGCGATCACGGACTGGACGACGCCACAGATCGAGAACGCGCTCAAGAGCGCTCTGATCGACGGCCTGGCGCTCAAACCGCGGAAGGCCTTCGGCCCGATCCGGGTGGCCGCCACGGGAACCACGATCAGCCCGCCGCTGTTCGAGTCGCTGGAACTGCTGGGGCGTGATCGCAGCCTGGGTCGGCTGCGCGCCGCGCGTGAGCAGGCGGGGTCGGCCTAA
- a CDS encoding PPOX class F420-dependent oxidoreductase yields the protein MGTNQRASIVMSEAEITDFVNNSRTGTLATIGPDGQPHLTAMWYAVVDGEIWLETKAKSQKAVNLKRDPRVSFLLEDGDTYDTLRGVSFEGVAEIVDDPDALHRVGVSVWERYTGPYSDDMKPFVDQMMNKRVGVRIVSRRSRSWDHRKLGLPSMPVGGTTAAAAKSGGQ from the coding sequence ATGGGAACGAATCAGCGCGCGAGCATCGTCATGTCCGAGGCCGAGATCACCGACTTCGTCAACAACAGCCGGACCGGCACGCTGGCCACCATCGGGCCCGACGGACAACCGCACCTGACGGCGATGTGGTACGCCGTGGTGGACGGCGAGATCTGGCTGGAGACCAAAGCCAAGTCGCAGAAGGCCGTCAACCTCAAACGCGACCCGCGGGTCAGCTTCCTGCTCGAGGACGGCGACACCTACGACACCCTGCGGGGCGTGTCCTTCGAGGGCGTCGCCGAGATCGTCGACGACCCCGACGCCCTGCACCGCGTCGGCGTCAGCGTGTGGGAGCGCTACACGGGGCCCTACAGCGACGACATGAAGCCGTTCGTCGACCAGATGATGAATAAGCGGGTAGGCGTGCGCATCGTGAGCCGGCGCAGCCGGTCGTGGGATCACCGCAAGCTGGGCCTGCCGAGCATGCCGGTGGGTGGTACGACCGCGGCTGCCGCCAAGAGCGGCGGTCAGTGA